In Nocardia higoensis, one genomic interval encodes:
- a CDS encoding NYN domain-containing protein, translated as MRSTCSLYVDAGYLLASAATRVTGTSLRSGIHVDYAKLISALVESAQARSGLPVLRLHWYDSARNGVPDAQQERIGELSKVKLRLGRFGVNGEQKGVDLRIGLDLVAHARNGASDEFFLVSGDDDLTEAVEEAQVHGVQVVVLAVPTAAGKSHGVSRHLIRAADELDNIDGEAVDAAVLKVDRPPVPEPVAAPPPPTPARPPTAPARPTVRTPLDLASAAQSPAPRPPKSVLAYSVSTGSPGRVLTGYDSGGDEQEQLIDEVVTRVLASFRESATAAEKLELQRARPSIPREIDGALLLDASEALQKYDLDEGIRYRLRARFWEKYDES; from the coding sequence ATGCGGTCGACGTGTTCGCTCTATGTAGATGCCGGGTATCTGCTCGCGTCCGCCGCCACGCGGGTCACCGGCACCTCGTTGCGCAGCGGGATCCACGTCGACTACGCCAAGCTGATCAGCGCACTGGTGGAATCCGCGCAGGCCCGGTCGGGGTTGCCGGTGTTGCGGTTGCACTGGTACGACTCGGCGCGCAACGGCGTTCCGGACGCGCAACAGGAGCGTATCGGCGAACTCTCCAAGGTCAAGCTCCGGCTCGGACGGTTCGGTGTCAACGGCGAGCAGAAGGGCGTCGACCTCCGTATCGGACTGGACCTGGTGGCCCACGCGCGCAACGGCGCCTCCGATGAGTTCTTCCTCGTCTCGGGCGACGACGACCTCACCGAAGCCGTCGAGGAGGCCCAGGTCCACGGCGTCCAGGTGGTGGTGCTCGCCGTGCCCACGGCCGCGGGCAAGTCACACGGCGTGAGCAGGCACCTGATCCGCGCTGCCGACGAACTCGACAATATCGACGGCGAGGCGGTGGACGCGGCGGTCCTGAAAGTCGATCGGCCGCCGGTGCCGGAGCCGGTGGCCGCGCCACCGCCGCCTACCCCGGCGCGCCCGCCGACCGCACCGGCTCGGCCCACCGTCCGTACTCCCCTCGATCTCGCGTCAGCCGCGCAGAGCCCGGCCCCACGTCCCCCGAAAAGCGTGCTCGCCTACAGCGTTTCGACCGGCTCGCCCGGCCGGGTGCTGACCGGGTACGACAGCGGTGGCGACGAGCAGGAGCAACTGATCGACGAGGTCGTGACGCGGGTACTGGCGTCCTTCCGCGAAAGCGCCACCGCCGCCGAGAAATTGGAGCTCCAGCGCGCGCGGCCGTCGATCCCGCGCGAGATCGACGGCGCGCTGCTGCTCGACGCCTCCGAGGCGTTGCAGAAATACGACCTGGACGAAGGCATCCGATACCGCCTGCGTGCGCGCTTCTGGGAGAAGTACGACGAGAGCTGA
- a CDS encoding NAD(P)H oxidoreductase, whose amino-acid sequence MQLNQIEDTATTRTALVVLAHPRPDSLTAHIARRTAARLTAAGYRIDLLDLHAEEFDPRMTVADLPEWGNRDKTYSAEVESHMRRILAADIIVAVFPVYWVQVPAILKGWIDRVWNYGFAYGRSKPRLAGKRALWLGLAGAADDDGIVELMRQSLSAQLDDGLAYYCGLTQSSVGLLPGAEEQQQRLDAEGNLLFDDALGGAEREAHYAALENRAMGFVNDLLAPDRVPA is encoded by the coding sequence GTGCAGCTCAACCAGATCGAGGACACCGCGACCACCCGCACCGCGCTGGTCGTCCTCGCCCATCCCCGCCCCGACTCGCTCACCGCCCATATCGCCCGCCGAACCGCCGCCCGCCTCACCGCGGCCGGCTACCGGATCGACCTGCTCGATCTGCACGCCGAGGAATTCGACCCCCGGATGACAGTCGCCGACCTGCCGGAATGGGGTAACCGCGACAAGACCTACTCCGCGGAGGTCGAGAGCCATATGCGCCGCATCCTCGCCGCCGACATCATCGTCGCGGTGTTCCCGGTGTACTGGGTGCAGGTCCCGGCCATCCTCAAAGGCTGGATCGACCGCGTGTGGAACTACGGATTCGCCTACGGCCGCAGCAAGCCCCGGCTCGCGGGCAAGCGGGCACTGTGGCTCGGGCTGGCCGGTGCGGCGGACGATGACGGAATCGTCGAGCTCATGCGGCAATCGTTGAGCGCGCAACTCGACGACGGGCTCGCCTACTACTGCGGCCTGACCCAGTCGTCGGTGGGCCTGTTGCCCGGCGCCGAGGAGCAGCAACAGCGCCTCGACGCCGAAGGCAATCTCCTCTTCGACGACGCCCTCGGCGGAGCCGAACGCGAGGCCCACTACGCCGCGCTGGAGAACCGGGCGATGGGGTTCGTGAACGACCTCCTCGCGCCGGACCGGGTACCGGCCTGA
- a CDS encoding helix-turn-helix transcriptional regulator — protein sequence MDPLSRLLGGIRAEGAVLTHAVLEPPWTIRFADQAPLTMVTVLRGGGTLLLPGGVERRIEMGDTAIVRGPDAFLLADHPSSVDLPHERYEIACFTADAECASGLEGGRWGNDLAGETALLVGAYRAAGRRHERLLRAVPPVLVVSDDVEVCAWMESVAADAAARPAGAQALMDRLLDWALVCTLRGWFEGQDTDAPGWYRGPADPVVGPALDAMHARLATGWTVASLAAVAGVSRALFARRFTEVMGQTPLAYLTECRMDEAEELLTDRNLTVAQVAKAVGYADAFGFSAAFKRHRGMRPSDFRARDLSA from the coding sequence GTGGACCCTTTGAGCAGACTGCTGGGCGGTATCCGGGCCGAAGGAGCCGTACTCACCCACGCGGTGCTGGAGCCGCCGTGGACCATCCGATTCGCCGACCAGGCGCCGCTGACCATGGTGACCGTGCTGCGCGGCGGGGGCACGCTGCTGCTACCCGGTGGCGTCGAGCGCCGGATCGAGATGGGCGACACCGCGATCGTGCGCGGGCCGGATGCGTTCCTGCTCGCCGATCACCCGAGCTCGGTCGACCTGCCCCATGAGCGATACGAGATCGCCTGCTTCACCGCGGATGCCGAATGCGCGTCCGGCCTGGAGGGGGGACGCTGGGGAAACGACCTCGCCGGTGAGACCGCTCTGCTCGTCGGCGCCTACCGGGCCGCGGGCCGGCGTCACGAACGACTCCTGCGCGCGGTGCCCCCTGTCCTCGTGGTGTCGGACGACGTGGAGGTGTGCGCCTGGATGGAATCCGTCGCCGCGGACGCGGCCGCGCGGCCCGCCGGGGCGCAGGCACTCATGGACCGACTGCTCGACTGGGCGCTGGTCTGCACGCTGCGCGGCTGGTTCGAAGGACAGGACACCGACGCACCCGGCTGGTATCGCGGGCCGGCCGACCCGGTGGTCGGTCCGGCACTGGACGCGATGCACGCGCGCCTCGCCACAGGGTGGACGGTCGCCTCGCTGGCCGCCGTGGCGGGGGTGTCGCGGGCGCTGTTCGCGCGGCGCTTCACCGAGGTGATGGGGCAGACGCCGCTGGCCTATCTCACCGAATGCCGGATGGATGAAGCCGAGGAACTGCTGACCGATCGAAATCTCACCGTGGCGCAGGTCGCCAAAGCCGTGGGCTACGCGGACGCCTTCGGCTTCAGCGCGGCGTTCAAACGGCATCGGGGCATGCGCCCCAGCGATTTTCGCGCCCGCGATCTGAGCGCGTGA
- the alc gene encoding allantoicase, which yields MNGNSPEPDAPETAGFLALPDLAVRTLGGAVVWANDEFFAEREALVRPGDPVYSPATFGGKGQIYDGWETRRRRTPGHDSAIVRLGAPGVIHGIVVDTAWFRGNYPPEISVSALRVHGYPDAAELAAREDWVTVVARSAARGDTRNLYSVDDARTFTHVRLDIFPDGGVARLRVHGQARPDPALLRFGPVDLAALENGACVTGCSNRFYSAPQNLLMPGPARTMGEGWETARRRDGGNDWVRVRLATEGTVALAEVDTSCFLGNAPGEAEIVGIGGDGATVPILARTALRPDTRHRFPLTPGAPVTEILLNIYPDGGLARLRLFGAPTEAGWAELERRWESA from the coding sequence TTGAACGGCAATTCTCCCGAACCCGACGCCCCCGAGACCGCCGGCTTCCTCGCCTTGCCCGACCTGGCGGTCCGAACCCTCGGCGGGGCGGTGGTGTGGGCGAACGACGAGTTCTTCGCCGAACGCGAAGCCCTGGTGCGGCCGGGCGACCCGGTCTACTCACCCGCCACGTTCGGCGGGAAGGGGCAGATCTACGACGGCTGGGAGACCCGGCGCAGGCGTACCCCAGGTCACGACAGCGCGATCGTGCGGCTCGGCGCGCCCGGCGTGATCCACGGCATCGTGGTCGACACCGCGTGGTTCCGCGGCAACTACCCGCCGGAGATATCCGTGAGCGCTCTGCGCGTGCACGGGTACCCGGATGCGGCGGAGCTCGCCGCCCGCGAGGACTGGGTCACCGTGGTCGCGCGGTCCGCCGCGCGGGGCGACACCCGCAATCTCTACAGCGTCGACGACGCGCGCACCTTCACCCACGTGCGGCTCGACATCTTCCCCGACGGCGGCGTCGCCCGGCTGCGGGTGCACGGGCAGGCACGGCCCGATCCGGCGCTGTTGCGGTTCGGACCTGTCGATCTGGCGGCGCTGGAGAACGGCGCCTGTGTCACCGGCTGCTCGAACCGCTTCTATTCCGCGCCGCAGAATCTGCTCATGCCCGGCCCGGCCCGCACCATGGGCGAAGGGTGGGAGACCGCCCGCCGCCGCGACGGCGGCAACGACTGGGTGCGTGTGCGGCTGGCGACCGAGGGCACCGTCGCGCTCGCCGAAGTCGACACCTCCTGTTTCTTGGGCAACGCGCCCGGCGAGGCCGAGATCGTCGGGATCGGCGGGGACGGCGCGACCGTCCCGATCCTGGCGCGCACGGCACTTCGGCCGGACACCCGGCACCGATTCCCGCTCACGCCGGGCGCACCGGTCACCGAGATCCTGCTGAACATCTACCCGGACGGTGGTCTGGCCCGCCTCCGGCTGTTCGGCGCGCCGACCGAGGCGGGGTGGGCGGAACTGGAACGGCGATGGGAGTCGGCTTGA
- the puuE gene encoding allantoinase PuuE encodes MTEYPRDLIGYGRRPPHPHWPDDARIAVQFVLNYEEGAENCVLDGDEASETFLSEMTPAQAFPNRHMSMESLYEYGSRAGVWRVLRTFERRGLPLTVFGVARALRRHPEATAAFLELGHEIACHGLKWQSYQLVDEETERAHLREAIDILTELTGSRPLGWYTGRDSPHTRRLVVEAGGFAYDSDSYADDLPYWVRVPHGANGEADNHLVVPYTLDTNDMRFASPAGFPSGDQFFAHLRDAFDVLYAEGLEGAPKMLSVGLHCRIVGRPARLASLERFLDHVQGHDKVWITRRIDIANHWRRTHPVVGQPD; translated from the coding sequence TTGACGGAGTACCCGCGCGACCTGATCGGCTACGGCAGGCGTCCGCCGCATCCGCACTGGCCCGACGACGCGCGCATCGCCGTGCAGTTCGTGCTTAATTACGAAGAGGGCGCGGAGAACTGCGTGCTCGACGGCGACGAGGCGTCGGAGACGTTCCTGTCCGAGATGACCCCCGCGCAGGCGTTCCCGAACCGGCACATGTCGATGGAATCGCTCTACGAGTACGGCTCGCGGGCGGGCGTGTGGCGGGTGCTGCGGACGTTCGAGCGTCGTGGCCTGCCACTCACCGTCTTCGGAGTGGCGCGCGCCCTGCGACGCCATCCGGAAGCGACCGCCGCGTTCCTGGAGCTCGGTCACGAGATCGCCTGCCACGGACTGAAATGGCAGTCCTACCAACTCGTCGACGAGGAGACCGAGCGCGCGCACCTGCGCGAGGCGATCGACATCCTCACCGAGCTGACCGGCAGCAGGCCGCTCGGCTGGTACACCGGCCGGGATTCCCCGCACACCCGCCGCCTGGTGGTCGAGGCGGGCGGATTCGCCTACGACTCCGATTCCTACGCCGACGACCTGCCGTATTGGGTGCGGGTTCCGCACGGCGCGAACGGCGAGGCGGACAACCACCTGGTCGTGCCCTACACGCTCGACACCAACGACATGCGTTTCGCCTCCCCCGCCGGATTCCCCTCCGGCGACCAGTTCTTCGCGCACCTGCGCGACGCCTTCGACGTCCTCTACGCCGAGGGTCTCGAGGGCGCGCCGAAGATGTTGAGCGTCGGATTGCACTGCCGGATCGTGGGGCGTCCCGCGCGTCTGGCCTCGCTGGAACGGTTCCTCGACCATGTCCAAGGGCACGACAAGGTGTGGATCACCCGGCGCATCGACATCGCGAACCATTGGCGCAGAACACATCCCGTGGTGGGGCAGCCCGACTGA
- a CDS encoding HAD-IC family P-type ATPase, translating to MTVQVGSTSRNTHHDLTAHEVVLLHETDAHRGLTAAEAVARSKRFGPNVLPTSSGSGTARRILRQFNSPLIYVLLAAALITLWLRDYVDSIVIAVVVVVNAVVGYVQESRAEAALDALRSMVRTQATVIRDGRRRSLPSDDLVPGDLVVLEAGEKVPADLRLVRVTELQVDESALTGESVPVVKDEVVLPQPTVVADRRNMVHSGTLVTAGAGAGIAVATGDRTELGEIHRLVGSADVLATPLTAELNAFSRILTIAILVLAAITFGIGLVRGQDAAETFTAAVALAVGAIPEGLPAVVTITMAIGVTRMAKRRAVIRRLPAVETLGSTTVICSDKTGTLTTNQMTVRALWTPQACYTVTGAGYDPEGAIHDAEGRIADLGSDRALEWTLLAGVGCNDAHLDRVDGRWSIVGDPTEAAMLVVARKAGPDLEDVCATRPRVGTVPFSSERQFMATLHVDEATGERVVLVKGAVERVLDRCAHLMDADGSHRPLDRAAVLRATEELAAQGLRVLATAVRPIDAETDFDVTVVDALVLTGLHAMLDPPRAAAADAVRACHVAGIQVRMITGDHAATAAAIAEQLDLIRAPDGELVLTGRDLDAIPEQDLADTVDRARVFARVSPEQKLRLVEALQTRGHVVAMTGDGVNDAPALRRADIGIAMGEGGTEVAKEASDMVLTDDDFATIEAAVEEGRGVFDNLTKYIVWVLPTSLGQGLIILAAIVFGATLPILPTQILWINMTTAVVLGLTLAFEPKEPDTMTRPPREPGQPLLSSAQVLRVLLVSGLILAGAWWLFEWELGNGAGVAVARTAAVNFVVAVQVFYLFSCRSLTVSPWRIGFFSNKWIIGGVSVQVLAQLAITYIPAMQTLFHTAAIDAQTWLRLVLLAALATLIVAVDKYLRTRFGTTPPARHSGPEPVASP from the coding sequence ATGACCGTGCAGGTCGGCTCCACGTCGCGCAACACCCACCACGACCTGACAGCACACGAGGTCGTGCTGCTGCACGAGACCGACGCGCACCGCGGCCTCACCGCCGCCGAAGCCGTGGCGCGGTCGAAGCGTTTCGGCCCCAATGTGCTGCCCACCTCGTCGGGGAGCGGTACGGCGCGGCGGATCCTGCGCCAGTTCAACAGCCCGCTCATCTACGTGCTGCTCGCGGCCGCCCTGATCACCCTGTGGCTGCGGGACTACGTCGACTCGATCGTCATCGCGGTGGTGGTTGTGGTCAACGCCGTCGTCGGGTACGTCCAGGAGTCCAGGGCGGAGGCGGCGCTGGACGCGCTGCGTTCGATGGTGCGCACGCAGGCCACGGTGATCCGCGACGGGCGCCGACGATCCCTGCCCTCCGACGACCTGGTGCCCGGCGACCTCGTCGTGCTGGAGGCGGGGGAGAAGGTTCCCGCCGACCTGCGGCTGGTACGAGTCACCGAACTGCAGGTCGACGAATCCGCGCTGACCGGCGAGTCCGTTCCCGTCGTCAAGGACGAGGTGGTGCTTCCCCAGCCGACAGTCGTGGCGGACCGCCGCAACATGGTGCACTCGGGCACCTTGGTCACCGCGGGAGCGGGGGCCGGGATCGCCGTCGCGACCGGCGACCGAACCGAACTCGGCGAAATCCACCGGCTGGTCGGTTCGGCCGATGTGCTGGCCACCCCGCTGACCGCCGAGCTGAACGCGTTCAGCCGGATACTGACGATCGCCATCCTCGTCCTCGCCGCGATCACCTTCGGCATCGGACTCGTCCGCGGACAGGACGCCGCCGAGACCTTCACCGCCGCGGTGGCACTGGCCGTCGGCGCTATTCCGGAGGGCCTGCCCGCGGTCGTCACCATCACCATGGCCATCGGCGTGACGCGGATGGCCAAGCGGCGCGCGGTGATCCGGCGACTGCCCGCCGTCGAAACACTGGGCAGCACCACCGTCATCTGCTCGGACAAGACCGGCACCCTCACCACCAACCAGATGACGGTTCGCGCATTGTGGACCCCGCAGGCGTGCTACACGGTGACCGGTGCGGGCTACGACCCCGAGGGCGCCATCCATGACGCGGAAGGCCGCATCGCCGACCTCGGCTCCGACCGCGCGCTGGAGTGGACGCTGCTGGCGGGCGTGGGCTGCAACGACGCACACCTGGACCGAGTCGACGGACGCTGGTCGATCGTCGGCGACCCCACCGAAGCCGCGATGCTGGTCGTGGCGCGCAAGGCGGGGCCGGATCTCGAGGACGTGTGCGCCACCCGTCCCCGCGTGGGCACGGTTCCGTTCAGCTCCGAGCGCCAATTCATGGCCACCCTGCACGTGGACGAGGCGACCGGCGAGCGGGTCGTGCTGGTCAAGGGCGCGGTCGAACGCGTCCTCGACCGGTGCGCGCACCTCATGGACGCCGACGGCTCACACCGTCCGCTGGATCGCGCGGCGGTCCTCCGCGCGACCGAGGAACTCGCCGCACAGGGGTTGCGAGTGCTGGCCACCGCGGTGCGCCCGATCGACGCCGAGACCGATTTCGATGTCACCGTCGTCGATGCCCTGGTGCTCACCGGCTTGCACGCCATGCTCGATCCGCCCCGTGCGGCGGCCGCCGACGCGGTGCGCGCCTGCCACGTCGCGGGCATCCAGGTGCGGATGATCACCGGCGACCACGCCGCCACCGCCGCCGCCATCGCCGAGCAGTTGGACCTGATCCGGGCACCCGACGGTGAGCTCGTCCTCACCGGCCGCGACCTGGACGCGATTCCCGAGCAGGACCTCGCGGACACGGTCGATCGGGCTCGGGTCTTCGCCCGGGTCTCGCCCGAGCAGAAACTCCGCCTCGTCGAGGCGCTGCAGACCCGCGGTCACGTCGTCGCGATGACCGGCGACGGCGTGAACGACGCACCCGCGCTGCGCAGGGCGGATATCGGCATCGCGATGGGCGAGGGCGGCACCGAGGTGGCCAAGGAAGCCTCCGACATGGTCCTCACCGACGACGACTTCGCCACCATCGAAGCCGCCGTGGAGGAAGGCCGCGGCGTCTTCGACAATCTGACCAAATACATCGTGTGGGTCCTGCCCACGAGCCTCGGCCAGGGCCTGATCATCCTGGCCGCCATCGTGTTCGGCGCGACGCTGCCGATCCTGCCCACCCAGATCCTGTGGATCAACATGACCACCGCGGTGGTCCTCGGTCTGACGCTGGCCTTCGAACCCAAGGAACCGGACACCATGACCCGCCCGCCGCGAGAGCCGGGACAGCCATTGCTCTCCAGTGCGCAGGTCCTGCGGGTCCTTCTCGTATCCGGTCTCATCCTGGCCGGCGCCTGGTGGCTGTTCGAGTGGGAGTTGGGCAATGGTGCCGGGGTGGCCGTGGCGCGGACGGCGGCAGTCAACTTCGTCGTCGCGGTGCAGGTGTTCTACCTGTTCAGCTGTCGCTCGCTGACCGTGTCACCATGGCGGATCGGCTTCTTCAGTAATAAGTGGATCATCGGTGGCGTCTCGGTCCAGGTTCTGGCCCAGCTGGCCATCACCTACATACCGGCGATGCAGACTCTGTTCCACACCGCCGCGATCGACGCCCAGACGTGGTTGCGCCTCGTCCTGCTCGCGGCGCTGGCCACGCTGATCGTCGCCGTCGACAAGTATTTGCGCACCCGATTCGGCACCACTCCGCCCGCTCGGCACAGCGGACCCGAACCCGTCGCATCGCCGTAG
- a CDS encoding cutinase family protein — MALRDLFVRQKAFAARHKIVSTAAAPLIVGTAVVVGATWALTSPPTSVDTELKASVTECHDMVAISVAGRNDTPREGSTLMLVDANGNPLPAAMAGDHNSEWLDPVVNAPDGAVDPDSYRAVYIAYPANMESYEQAVNTGVANTQQVMREISQACPDTRFAIVGYSEGADVVRRVAMGIGNDESSDGYDVVDPNNVVGVVILADSGRGAGEGPFIGAEDPFANPDGFDRQYQNVSQGTPGQGALPGTGGDFGALNGRIASFCSEGDLTCAAPENISLLQLVVNVGRQLNVDTLEREGLTPATGGDVAMVLGQIALAAFSDIAAQPNWMASDETFLEVLLRVSDPEYVPGEHQPAPVADSIETEEMSPLAYLPQKLLNEVVGLLVTNQNTIPVIMSDPYNLTLGPNHSGHHFDYWDDADASAGKPLTSAEYAAAWLTHLAKQAQAGEPVNTQVAPEPAELAVAYEEMKVNVTEVERERNAYLAAAATTTQPSTTKSPAPTSTSGAPTTSPARTAEDIAATTTAPGTTPETPSTTPEATTPDSAPQEPAVTESAAPEPAETTPAAPEQPAQAPAPATDDVVAPPAVADSAQVTTTTPVPTPTEEPGAHR; from the coding sequence ATGGCTCTTCGAGACTTGTTCGTCCGACAGAAGGCATTCGCCGCCCGCCACAAGATCGTCTCCACGGCCGCCGCACCGCTGATCGTCGGCACCGCGGTCGTGGTCGGCGCGACGTGGGCGCTGACCTCGCCGCCTACCAGCGTCGATACCGAGCTCAAGGCCTCGGTGACGGAGTGTCACGACATGGTGGCGATCTCGGTGGCGGGGCGCAACGACACCCCGCGCGAGGGCTCCACCCTCATGCTCGTCGACGCCAACGGCAACCCGCTGCCCGCCGCGATGGCCGGTGATCACAACAGCGAGTGGCTCGATCCGGTCGTCAACGCCCCCGACGGGGCGGTCGATCCGGACTCGTACCGGGCGGTGTACATCGCCTACCCGGCGAATATGGAGTCCTACGAGCAGGCCGTGAACACCGGTGTGGCAAATACCCAGCAAGTCATGCGGGAGATCTCGCAGGCCTGCCCGGACACCCGGTTCGCCATCGTCGGCTACAGCGAGGGCGCCGATGTGGTGCGCCGGGTCGCGATGGGGATCGGCAACGACGAATCCTCGGACGGCTACGACGTGGTCGATCCGAACAACGTCGTTGGTGTGGTGATCCTGGCCGATTCGGGTCGCGGAGCCGGCGAGGGGCCCTTCATCGGCGCCGAGGATCCGTTCGCCAATCCCGACGGCTTCGACAGGCAGTACCAGAACGTGTCGCAGGGCACCCCTGGCCAGGGCGCACTGCCCGGCACCGGCGGCGACTTCGGCGCGCTGAACGGCCGCATCGCCTCCTTCTGCTCCGAAGGCGACCTGACCTGCGCCGCGCCGGAGAACATCTCGCTGCTGCAACTGGTCGTGAACGTGGGCAGGCAGCTCAATGTGGACACCCTCGAACGCGAGGGACTCACCCCGGCCACCGGCGGCGACGTCGCGATGGTGCTCGGGCAGATCGCACTGGCGGCTTTCTCCGACATCGCCGCACAGCCGAACTGGATGGCCAGTGACGAGACCTTCCTCGAGGTGCTGTTGCGGGTCTCCGACCCCGAGTACGTGCCGGGCGAGCATCAGCCCGCGCCGGTGGCCGACTCGATCGAGACCGAGGAGATGTCCCCGCTGGCCTACCTGCCGCAGAAGCTGCTCAACGAGGTCGTCGGTCTGCTGGTGACCAACCAGAACACCATCCCGGTGATCATGAGCGACCCGTACAACCTCACTCTGGGCCCCAACCACAGCGGTCACCACTTCGACTACTGGGACGACGCCGACGCCTCCGCGGGCAAGCCGCTGACCTCGGCGGAGTATGCCGCGGCGTGGTTGACCCACCTGGCCAAGCAGGCGCAGGCCGGTGAGCCGGTGAACACCCAGGTCGCTCCGGAGCCCGCCGAGCTGGCGGTGGCCTATGAGGAGATGAAGGTCAACGTCACCGAGGTCGAGCGCGAGCGCAACGCCTACCTGGCGGCCGCCGCCACGACGACCCAGCCGTCGACCACGAAGTCGCCCGCGCCGACCAGCACCAGCGGTGCGCCGACGACGAGCCCGGCCCGCACGGCCGAGGACATCGCCGCGACCACCACGGCGCCGGGGACCACGCCCGAGACACCGAGCACCACGCCGGAGGCGACCACTCCCGACTCGGCCCCTCAGGAACCGGCTGTCACCGAGTCGGCCGCTCCCGAGCCGGCCGAGACGACTCCGGCGGCGCCCGAGCAGCCCGCCCAGGCTCCGGCACCGGCGACCGACGATGTCGTCGCGCCGCCCGCCGTCGCCGACAGCGCCCAGGTCACGACCACCACGCCCGTCCCCACTCCCACCGAGGAGCCGGGCGCGCACCGCTAG
- a CDS encoding class I SAM-dependent methyltransferase, which yields MDAVRDAYDEIAGEYAEFARGALEGNPFERAPLDVFAECLDAGPVADLGCGEGRITGYLAKAGLDVFGIDLSPRMIELARAGHPGVRFDVGSLTRTGLPSGTLAGLVAWYSLIHLPPQRVPGALAEFARVLRDGGHALLGFQATEADGDPVAFDHAVVEAYRWWPERLGAAARAAGFEVLMHMVRAPRPGERFDQASLLLRKRVRGA from the coding sequence ATGGATGCGGTGCGTGACGCCTATGACGAGATAGCCGGGGAATACGCGGAATTCGCGCGCGGCGCGTTGGAGGGCAACCCGTTCGAACGCGCGCCGCTGGACGTGTTCGCCGAGTGCCTGGACGCGGGGCCGGTCGCGGACCTGGGCTGCGGGGAAGGCCGGATCACCGGATATCTGGCGAAGGCCGGACTGGACGTATTCGGGATCGACCTCTCGCCACGCATGATCGAGCTGGCGCGCGCGGGGCATCCAGGCGTGCGCTTCGACGTGGGTTCGCTGACGCGCACCGGGCTGCCGTCCGGAACGCTCGCCGGGCTCGTGGCCTGGTATTCGCTGATCCATCTGCCGCCGCAGCGCGTGCCGGGCGCGCTGGCGGAGTTCGCCCGGGTGCTCCGCGACGGCGGGCACGCTCTGCTGGGGTTCCAGGCCACCGAGGCCGACGGCGATCCGGTCGCCTTCGACCACGCGGTCGTCGAGGCGTACCGATGGTGGCCGGAGCGGTTGGGCGCAGCGGCCCGGGCGGCGGGGTTCGAGGTCCTGATGCACATGGTGCGGGCGCCTCGGCCGGGCGAACGTTTCGATCAGGCGAGCCTGTTGCTGCGCAAGCGGGTCCGCGGCGCGTGA